The sequence GAGGAGAGCGAGCTGCTCTCGGCCACCGGCCAGGACCACGATCAGGAATTGTTCCTCGGCGGTCAGACCTCGCCGGTGATCTTCGCGTCGGCGATGCTCAACTTCGGCGTGCGGCAGATCCTCGACACTCTGGTGGAGCTGGCGCCGCCGCCCCGCGCCCGTGAGGACGTCACCGGGACTCCCCGTGAGGTCACGGACCCGTTCAGTGCCGTCGTGTTCAAAGTGCAGGCCGGGATGGATACAGCCCACCGCGACCGCCTCGCGTTCATGCGGATCGTCTCCGGCGTCTTCGAGCGCGGCATGGTGGTCACCCACGCCCAGACGGGTAAGCCCTTCACCACCAAGTACGCGCAGACGGTGTTCGGTCGTGAACGGTCCACCGTCGAATCCGCCTACCCGGGTGACGTGGTGGGACTGGTCAACGCCACGGCCCTCGCCCCCGGGCACACTCTCTATTTCGAGAAGAAGGTGGAGTTCCCGCCGATCCCGTCGTTCGCTCCCGAGCACTTCTCCATCCTGCGGGCCGAGAGCGCCGGCAAGTACAAGCAGTTCCGCCGCGCGGTGGATCAGCTCGACTCCGAAGGTGTCGTGCAGATTCTGCGCAACGACCTTCGCGGCGACGCGTCACCCGTCATGGCGGCGGTCGGTCCCATGCAGTTCGAGGTGGTTGCGGCCCGGATGAAGGCCGAGTTCAACGTCGAGGCCCGGATGGAACCGCTTGCCTACGCGTTGGCCCGACGGACCGATCCGCAGTCCGTCGACGAGCTGAACCGTCAGCGCGGCGTCGAGGTGTTCACCCGATCCGACGGCGTTCTACTGGCGCTCGTGAGTGACAAGTGGCGACTGCAGTACATCCAGAAGGAGTTGCCCGACCTCACGCTCGAGCCGCTGGTGGCCGCCGCCGACTGAAGTCGGCCGCCCGCCGAATCCGCGGCGGAACCTCGGGTGCTGGTAGCTTTCACGTTCGTATCGAGCAAACTGGCGGGCTGGTGCGAGAACCCGTTTGTCTACGAGCAGGAAGCGACACGATGGAGAACGGCATTTCTAGCAATGGATCGGGCAGCAACGGCTCCAGGGGCAACGGCTCGACCGCCGAATCACCCTTCGCGGAACCGAGCAGCGGAACATTGACCGGCAACGGCGCGTCGACGCCCAGCTCCGCCGAGACGTTCACCTTCCCGCTGCCGACGCGCAGCTCCGGCTCCCACAGCACCGAGGAGGCAGCCGAGCCGGTTGACACCACCTCGTCCCTCGAGTCCCATGGACGGACCGTGAAGCGACGCAACGCGATGGGAGTGGCAGCCGTGCGGGTCGCGGGCCGTCTTGCACACACCGAACTCCTCGAGGACCACCTCGCGTCCGCGAGCAGCCACTCCGCCGACCCCACCGTGGACGCCGACGAACTGCTCGAGCTGCTCGGTGAGTACCTCGTGGCGGCCGGATTCGAACGGCCGGAGATTCACGCCCAGCTGAACGGCCAGTCGATCGTCGTGGACCTGCGCTCCCCCTCCACGACCCTTCGCTGATCGTCCCGCATCCGGCAGGCGCCTACGGCCACAGAATCGCGCGCGTCCACCCCTCGCCCGCGGGCTCTCTTCGGTAGTTCCAGCGCTGATGCCGGCGGCCGGGATCGGCCTGCCAGAATTCGACGCTGTCGGGCACTAGGCACCAGGCTCGCCACGTGCTCGACACGAAGTCGGGGTCGGCCTCGATGCTCGCGGCCGCCGCCGTGACCACCCGTTCGTATTCCGCGGGATCGGTGAGCACCTCGCTCTGGCGACTCGCAGTCGCGACGGCGCGGGCGGTCACCGACCGCTCCCGGAAGTCGCGGGCCGACATGTCCGGACCGCCGTCGACTACACTTCCGCGCACCCGGATCTGACGCCCCCGTTCCCGCCAGTAGAACGTCAGCGCAGCAACAGCGTTCGACGTCAGATCACGCCCCTTCGGCGAACGCGTGTCGCCGGAAAACCAGAAACCTCGCTCCGTGACGTCCTTGAGTAGCAGGAACCGAGCGTCGGGTCGACCCCCCGGGTCCACCGTCGACAACGCGGCGGCGTGCGGTTCTGGAACTCCGGCCGCCGCCGCCTCGGCGAGCCAGTCGAGAAAGAGGATGTGCGGCGCGTCCGGCAGCGATTCGACGGGCGGTGGTTCGGGAAGCGCTGGGTCGACGACGGTGAGCGCGGGCAAAGCCCGTATCCAGGCCCGGGTGTCCGGGAACGACGAAGGGTCCGGTGCGATCGGCATGTGCCGACAGTAGCGGGCCGGTGTGGACTACGGCCCGACAAGCATCCAGCGGTGCCCGAACGGATCGATGAGGGTGGCGTTGCGATGCCCATGCCCCTCGGAGATCCACCGCTCCACGGTCCCCCCGGCATCGCGGGCACTCAACAGGACGGCGTCGGGATCGTCGACTGCGAGCATCAAGCTGACCGATGTCGAACCTGCCTCCGGCGCAGTCAAACCCATTTCCGGGAACTCCTCGGCGAGGTAGATCATCCCGGTGGGGAGCTGTAACTCCACGTGGCCGATCCTGCCGTCGTCCAAGACGATCGGCTCCCCGACTACCTCCGCGCCGAACACCGCCGAATACCATTCGACAGCTTCGGTGCCTCTTCTCACCGTGAGGTACGGCACCGCACCGGGAACGGGCACTGCAGACGACATCGTCACCTCCCGCCTCGTCGTGGCAACCTCCGGTGCTCGGTCAGGCCGAGGCGGGGGGTTGCAACATCGCCCATTTGTTGGAAGTCAGCCGGAAACTCGGGAAGTCCGACAGGGCAGCCACCGATTCCCACGTGCGCTCGTAGCCGGTGGACGTGATCCGCCACGCCCCGTCCGGGCACCGGATGTAACTGTCGTGATAGTAGGCCGACCCCCGCAGCAACATGCCGTCCTCCGGGATGAGCGTGGTGTCTGCAAGAAACCACACGCCGACAGCCGTGTCACCGGTGACGGTGATCTCGGGCTGCCCGCACTGGTGCTCGGTGATCACATGAGTGCCCAACGTGTTCTCCAGAAAGGACACGAAGGAGTCACGGGAATCGAACGTCAGGTATTCGCTGTACGTGGCCTTGACTTCGGGAACCATGGTGTCGGCGAATTCTTCCCACGACTTGGTATCGAGTGCACGAGAGTAACGGTGCTTGAGCTGCTCGATCTGTTTGATTGCTTCGAGATCCATGACCCCCGCCTCCTGTGCAGCGACATGCATGCCCTGGACTGCAGATTAGTCCGAACATCTGCGGGCTCGCCTTGGATTCCCCCCTTTTGCCCGGATCATGCATATTTACGCCGTGATTCGGGACACGAAAAGGTCACGAATCGACTTCCCGCCCGCACCCGTCGAAACAGCGCCGATCGAACTCCCGGCCACACTCGTTCTCCGATCCCGCCCAGTGTGAATGTGACCCGACATCTACATATAACGCGTTCCACACTAGGGTGTCGCTGACGAGGTTCTCGACCGTCCGGACGCCGAAGGGGTTTCCATGCTCGATCCAGCGCGCGTACCTGTCATCGTCGGTGTCGGCGACGTACGGTCCGGACGAAGTGGGGTTCCGGCGGGCCCGCGGGAGCCACTCGATCTCATCTCGGAGGCTGCGCAGTCAGCGATCGCCGACTGCGGTGTCGCAGCGCTGCGGTCCCGGATCGACGCGATACACGCGGTCAAGACCGTCAGCTGGTCCTACGACGATCTTCCGGGATTACTCGCGGCCCGGCTGAACCTGCAGGCGCCCATCACCGCGAGCACCTCGCCGATCGGCGGCCATTGGCCTGCTGCTCTTCTCGACCGCATCGGTGACGACATCGCCGGCGGTCGATCGTCGGTGGCACTGCTGGTGGGCGGTGAGGCGCAGGCGACCATGACGGCGCTGCAGAAGTCGGGCACCGATCCGGTGTCGCTCGGCTGGGCAACGGCGCCGGGTGGGCCACCGGCCTTCGATGCCTCCGATCTCGGAAGCCCCGGCATGCAGCGGGCCGGGCTGATCGTGCCGACCCGCGTCTATCCCTTGTTCGAGAATCGCTTCACCTACGACTCGGGCGGCACACCCGAGCAATCCTCGGCGTGGTCGGCCCGCATGTACTCGGCCTTCTCGGAGCTGGCGGCGAAGAATCCGGCGTCGTGGACGTCGACGGTGTATTCCCCCGAAGACATCGCGACCGCCGGACCGAGCAATCGTATGGTCTGTGAACCGTATCCCTTGACGCTCAACGCCATGCCGTTCGTGGATCAGGCGGCCGCGGTCGTGGTGTGCTCCCTGGCGCTCGCCCGCGAACACGGCATCGCCGACGACCGAATGGTCTATCTGTGGGGTGGCGCCGGAGCGACCGACCCGGTGGATGTGCTTGCCCGCAACAGCTTCGGGGCCTCCGCGGCGATGAACCGGGCCGTCGGCCGGGCACTGGCCCAGGCCTCCCTCGAGGCGTCTGCCCTCGACGTCGTCGACGCCTACAGTTGCTTCCCGGTGGTCCCGAAGTTGTTGATTCGCGCACTCGGCCTACCCGAGGACACCGTCCCCAGCGTGACCGGTGGGCACTCGTTCTTCGGCGGCCCACTCAACAGCTACACCCTGCACGCCATCGCCGAAGTGACCCGCCGCGTTCGTGAGGGCGCCGGCCCGGCCCTCGTCCACGGCAACGGCGGATATCTGACGTACCAGCACGTCGTCCTGCTCTCGGGCACGCCGCACCGGAACGGCTACATCGGCACCCCCGAGCCGGAACAGCTCGGTTCGGACACTGCCGAACTCGTCACCGGATACGACGGAGAAGCCGAGATTCTCACGACCACCGTGGAGTACGGCCGCGACGGTGTCCCCGCCACCGGATTCGTCGTCGCACACACGTCCGACGGACGGCGTCTCGCCGGACGCACCGGACCCGAGGACGCAGC comes from Rhodococcus oxybenzonivorans and encodes:
- a CDS encoding peptide chain release factor 3; protein product: MTTPSDSADIIPAEAESVATTASSQDKLDKGVRAEAQRRRTFAVISHPDAGKSTLTEALALHAKVISEAGAVHGKAGRKSTVSDWMEMEKARGISVSSTALQFNYRSTEASPDDLTDNVINLVDTPGHSDFSEDTYRVLTAVDAAVMLIDAAKGLEPQTLKLFQVCRHRGIPVITVINKWDRPGQTPLELLDEIHERIGLTPTPLYWPVGIAGDFRGLLRRGEDGAPREYIRFTRTAGGAKIAPEEVMDADAALAKEGSEWVTAAEESELLSATGQDHDQELFLGGQTSPVIFASAMLNFGVRQILDTLVELAPPPRAREDVTGTPREVTDPFSAVVFKVQAGMDTAHRDRLAFMRIVSGVFERGMVVTHAQTGKPFTTKYAQTVFGRERSTVESAYPGDVVGLVNATALAPGHTLYFEKKVEFPPIPSFAPEHFSILRAESAGKYKQFRRAVDQLDSEGVVQILRNDLRGDASPVMAAVGPMQFEVVAARMKAEFNVEARMEPLAYALARRTDPQSVDELNRQRGVEVFTRSDGVLLALVSDKWRLQYIQKELPDLTLEPLVAAAD
- a CDS encoding pyridoxine/pyridoxamine 5'-phosphate oxidase — its product is MPIAPDPSSFPDTRAWIRALPALTVVDPALPEPPPVESLPDAPHILFLDWLAEAAAAGVPEPHAAALSTVDPGGRPDARFLLLKDVTERGFWFSGDTRSPKGRDLTSNAVAALTFYWRERGRQIRVRGSVVDGGPDMSARDFRERSVTARAVATASRQSEVLTDPAEYERVVTAAAASIEADPDFVSSTWRAWCLVPDSVEFWQADPGRRHQRWNYRREPAGEGWTRAILWP
- a CDS encoding VOC family protein, whose product is MSSAVPVPGAVPYLTVRRGTEAVEWYSAVFGAEVVGEPIVLDDGRIGHVELQLPTGMIYLAEEFPEMGLTAPEAGSTSVSLMLAVDDPDAVLLSARDAGGTVERWISEGHGHRNATLIDPFGHRWMLVGP
- a CDS encoding acetyl-CoA acetyltransferase, with the translated sequence MLDPARVPVIVGVGDVRSGRSGVPAGPREPLDLISEAAQSAIADCGVAALRSRIDAIHAVKTVSWSYDDLPGLLAARLNLQAPITASTSPIGGHWPAALLDRIGDDIAGGRSSVALLVGGEAQATMTALQKSGTDPVSLGWATAPGGPPAFDASDLGSPGMQRAGLIVPTRVYPLFENRFTYDSGGTPEQSSAWSARMYSAFSELAAKNPASWTSTVYSPEDIATAGPSNRMVCEPYPLTLNAMPFVDQAAAVVVCSLALAREHGIADDRMVYLWGGAGATDPVDVLARNSFGASAAMNRAVGRALAQASLEASALDVVDAYSCFPVVPKLLIRALGLPEDTVPSVTGGHSFFGGPLNSYTLHAIAEVTRRVREGAGPALVHGNGGYLTYQHVVLLSGTPHRNGYIGTPEPEQLGSDTAELVTGYDGEAEILTTTVEYGRDGVPATGFVVAHTSDGRRLAGRTGPEDAAALSAYTRTPPRSVIGRTVHVTDRDGVLTVRFPTG
- a CDS encoding nuclear transport factor 2 family protein, which translates into the protein MDLEAIKQIEQLKHRYSRALDTKSWEEFADTMVPEVKATYSEYLTFDSRDSFVSFLENTLGTHVITEHQCGQPEITVTGDTAVGVWFLADTTLIPEDGMLLRGSAYYHDSYIRCPDGAWRITSTGYERTWESVAALSDFPSFRLTSNKWAMLQPPASA